Proteins encoded by one window of Clostridium cagae:
- a CDS encoding DEAD/DEAH box helicase, whose amino-acid sequence MKLLDLEFKLLRDISKISLTRGKNIITDKKLVRLNGKKIESSYNIYGKIKDDKFKEYNPHLRLDLKSGKVTLAKCECHDEKYDENLDGIVICEHLVAIILTFFDKVKKQSNKNNIENIKKENIKYILDEKSNKEPLEIDVVLNEVKDKNGDYFEANFFIGSKTKYLVNIKEFISNYIKKENFYIAKGFIYSNKKYYFNEDDEELIEFLEEYLSICRLELNTGNIKIFPQNIRRFLNFIHKKKIKFKYNYQNYLCDIKTTDLPISFTLKKLKEDYILKTKKVFPIPLNRKMNAFLYDRNIYISPINHLQSYIKFYEDLKKYGKITFSKNTYIKDINKIIEELNKISNDINIEQDIIDDLDKLISFRFKLINIKNHKIIKVKIIRESLELDYTHDNINSNYIIKRSRKVRNVESEMNKLRFFYSDGDFIFQGNDDEYYEFLKNGINKIKKMGEVNDFKEEKAFTLFDGSFIYYNLKSNNEENTSFMFSLSDFSNSDLNELYIGWKENKSYIKLNDESFVNLEDEDMANFFRIVENLNLVIMSESNSYIIENNKLYYLNEKLNSKKYNINGVEIFKEALNKLGNLDDEKIFIPSNLNATLREYQVKGYRWLKNLSKLGFGGILADEMGLGKTIQIISFLLSEPNKKAFVITPTSLIYNWDEEFKKFAPSLKVGIIHGDLKARNKVLDDIEKYDLIITTYGTLRNDYLKYENIKFDYLIIDEAQNINNPKAKVTEVVKGIKANIRFALTGTPVENKLIDLWSLFDFIMPGYLFSKDEFSKKFTNNDEKSKQELRIMINPYILRRLKKDVIKELPNKIENKFFVEMTKNQKKIYKMYVKDIQDKLKQIDSRNNRMAIFAYLTRLRQLCLDPSIIVEDYDGGSGKINVAKELIKKSIKNNHKILLFSQFTSVLHKVCDELKGEQISYLYLDGSTPSKERIRLTHEFNNNEDIKIFLISLKAGGTGLNLTSANMVIHFDPWWNPAIEDQATDRAHRIGQKNVVQVIKLITKESIEEKILLLQEDKKALIEDVITGELRDEGLINKLDREELLDLLRI is encoded by the coding sequence ATGAAATTATTAGATTTAGAATTTAAATTATTAAGAGATATATCTAAAATAAGTTTAACAAGGGGAAAAAATATTATAACTGATAAGAAATTAGTTAGACTTAATGGAAAAAAGATTGAAAGTTCATATAACATATATGGAAAAATAAAAGATGATAAATTTAAAGAATATAATCCACATTTAAGATTGGATCTAAAAAGTGGAAAAGTTACTTTAGCTAAATGTGAATGTCATGATGAAAAATATGATGAAAATTTAGATGGAATAGTAATTTGTGAACATTTAGTAGCTATAATATTAACGTTTTTTGATAAGGTTAAAAAACAAAGTAATAAGAATAATATAGAAAATATTAAAAAAGAAAATATTAAATATATATTAGACGAAAAGAGTAATAAAGAACCTTTAGAGATAGATGTAGTATTAAATGAGGTAAAAGATAAAAATGGAGATTATTTTGAAGCAAATTTTTTCATAGGAAGTAAAACAAAATATTTAGTTAATATAAAGGAATTTATTTCTAACTATATAAAAAAAGAAAACTTTTATATAGCAAAAGGATTTATATATAGTAATAAGAAATATTATTTTAATGAAGACGATGAAGAGTTAATAGAATTTCTAGAAGAATATTTAAGTATTTGCAGATTAGAGCTTAATACTGGGAATATAAAAATATTTCCTCAGAATATAAGAAGATTCTTGAATTTTATACATAAAAAGAAAATAAAGTTTAAATATAATTACCAAAATTATTTGTGTGATATAAAAACCACTGATTTACCAATTAGTTTTACTTTAAAAAAATTAAAAGAAGACTATATATTAAAAACAAAAAAAGTATTTCCTATACCATTAAATAGAAAAATGAATGCTTTTTTATATGATAGAAATATATACATATCTCCTATAAATCACTTGCAGAGTTATATTAAATTTTATGAAGATTTAAAGAAATATGGAAAGATTACTTTTTCTAAAAATACTTATATAAAAGATATAAACAAAATAATAGAAGAGTTAAATAAGATTTCTAATGATATAAATATTGAACAAGATATCATTGATGATTTGGATAAATTAATAAGTTTTAGATTTAAATTAATAAATATAAAGAATCATAAAATTATTAAAGTTAAAATAATTAGAGAAAGTTTAGAATTAGATTATACTCATGATAATATAAATTCTAACTACATAATTAAAAGATCTAGAAAAGTTAGAAATGTTGAAAGTGAAATGAATAAATTAAGATTTTTTTATAGTGATGGTGATTTTATATTCCAAGGAAATGATGATGAATATTATGAGTTTTTAAAAAATGGAATAAACAAGATTAAAAAAATGGGGGAAGTAAATGATTTTAAAGAAGAAAAAGCATTTACTTTGTTTGATGGTTCATTTATTTATTATAATTTAAAAAGCAATAATGAAGAGAATACTAGTTTTATGTTTTCATTAAGTGATTTTAGCAATAGTGATTTGAATGAACTATACATAGGTTGGAAAGAGAATAAAAGCTATATTAAGTTAAATGATGAGAGCTTTGTTAATTTAGAAGATGAGGATATGGCAAACTTTTTTAGAATTGTAGAAAACTTAAACTTAGTTATAATGAGTGAAAGCAATTCTTATATAATTGAAAATAATAAATTATATTATTTAAATGAAAAGTTGAATAGTAAAAAATATAATATTAACGGAGTAGAGATATTTAAGGAAGCTTTAAATAAGCTAGGGAATTTGGATGATGAGAAAATATTTATACCAAGTAATCTTAATGCTACGTTAAGAGAATATCAAGTTAAAGGATATAGATGGCTTAAAAATTTAAGTAAGCTAGGTTTTGGAGGAATACTTGCTGATGAAATGGGACTTGGTAAAACTATTCAAATAATTTCATTTTTACTTTCAGAACCAAATAAGAAAGCATTTGTTATAACTCCAACATCATTAATATATAATTGGGATGAAGAGTTTAAAAAGTTTGCACCTAGTTTAAAAGTAGGAATTATACATGGAGATTTAAAAGCTAGAAATAAAGTATTAGATGATATTGAAAAATATGATTTGATAATTACAACTTATGGAACTTTAAGAAATGATTATTTAAAATATGAAAATATAAAATTTGATTATTTAATAATAGATGAAGCACAAAATATAAATAATCCTAAGGCAAAAGTAACAGAAGTAGTTAAGGGAATAAAGGCTAATATTAGATTTGCATTAACAGGAACACCAGTTGAAAATAAGTTAATTGATTTATGGTCTTTATTTGATTTTATAATGCCAGGATATCTTTTTAGTAAAGATGAATTTTCGAAGAAATTTACAAATAATGATGAGAAATCAAAACAAGAATTAAGAATAATGATAAATCCATATATATTAAGAAGATTGAAAAAAGATGTTATAAAAGAATTGCCTAATAAGATAGAAAATAAATTTTTTGTAGAGATGACAAAGAATCAAAAGAAAATATATAAAATGTATGTTAAAGATATACAGGATAAGTTAAAACAAATTGATAGCAGAAATAATAGAATGGCTATATTTGCTTATTTAACAAGACTTAGACAGCTTTGTTTAGATCCATCCATAATTGTTGAGGATTATGATGGTGGAAGTGGAAAAATCAATGTAGCAAAAGAATTAATAAAAAAATCTATAAAAAATAACCACAAAATACTTCTTTTTTCTCAATTTACATCTGTGTTACATAAAGTTTGTGATGAACTTAAAGGTGAACAAATTTCTTATTTATATTTAGATGGAAGTACGCCTTCAAAAGAAAGAATTAGACTTACACATGAATTTAATAATAATGAAGATATAAAAATATTTTTAATTTCTTTAAAAGCTGGAGGAACTGGATTAAATTTAACTTCAGCGAACATGGTAATACATTTTGATCCATGGTGGAATCCAGCAATAGAAGATCAAGCTACAGATAGAGCCCATAGAATTGGACAAAAAAATGTAGTTCAAGTAATTAAATTAATAACGAAAGAAAGCATAGAAGAAAAGATACTATTGCTTCAAGAAGATAAAAAAGCATTAATAGAAGATGTAATAACTGGAGAATTAAGAGATGAAGGATTAATAAACAAGCTAGATAGAGAGGAACTATTGGACTTATTAAGGATATAA
- a CDS encoding DUF11 domain-containing protein: MAITPADFNVSISPNPIQVTVGMTGNVNLSFSNTSLTDRGYNLTVVLTLPDGVSYVGSLIPPTTTINGPGGTIVLTWTSLKDLAPNEIGYILGVILKADENLRATGLPVPFDIPLTSVTIQGTVDTLPRGNDDPGNVKITKTDSATFIPLRYTLTKDAPGKMPKGAGLLNPVIAPIWPYQYTLTLSNNSREPSTVTLIDNMPNGVRYLGGLSVTGPDSLALSSPTVILPSGGPGGQNFVTIDWGTVVLSPSSTNTIVFNAAIWDNYTVFGVENSGDKISHLTPLQNVSTLNGLSGPVQGITVTDAMDTTINKSAAPPSTDVGQINNYTLTYRINQYDNVGNVIITDTLSDGQTYNVGSASLIPINPNPPRNIDGTTTLSWNLGLLTTGTTGSITFSTTTSNAYFAVVGPVSTGDTLSNNVIITGTNQTTITPTPDSSSARIGIIISSIKKEIINYFYKDGSLKTSNVVAPGDGVEFKITYSSVGIAAEQRGIEIDEFAPPNMGPLTPALPVTYGGTIGTSFTPVTISPNGLRWILGTVPGNSLWTADFIIPVDNVDYVGVYNNLAKLAGINTLGFGYSSRDQVEVTFGQPNIDFTKTVTGPDVNAIKAGENYTYSITISNPQNLAGDVTDAFEMDFTDVIPSGLIYTGSYSVTGTGTYSTPVFAGQNVSMTIHKLAPGDSLILNYTVLVSTSVVSGQSYINNAILQRPYSQPQPNNSYQFPGAPFTASTTLRALGITMTKLISPILAKIGDIVTYILQVTVPLGTTAYNVQVIDIFPIATQNFIVGSATKDGAPITPSVLGGTVTFPTIPFVNATAAAVTILYAFDVRVVNGTHVSPFIENQTDNATVNWDLDDIGNPAVPFNTSAILQVRTPNLTGRKEQRNQTSGGIFTTSNVNYNVGDVIQYRITVTNTGAESSFNSVITDIINSLLSFNPGSIITTNGSASVIGATLTWNIPIIAAGASATITFDVTTLAGVGSDGRILDSGSFIYNTNDNGFGISYGPLNTNTVQLVAQAVAILKVPSITQGEIGDNITYTITLTVPNGTIAYTPILTDTLPAGQTYIGPATRQDGLGPVVTVVPTVVGQIITFPTNPNIDATAGTRTLTYAFVARITSATHSTPFQETQTDTANINWGRTSGGPRINRAATVNVTASTPNITILKELRNVSNGGIYTTSNISGFPGDVIYYRFTITSNGASPAFNINLTDTLSSKISFVGTISGPTAGTVTPPGASLTWHIDQLNNGSSAVYEFQIGINSGVGAGDSIPDIATSTYDSNNVNPITYTQDSNQVIINVPLIAFTKTANTNVAAIGSTINYTLVVTIPNGVSVNNLSFTDVIPAGQNYVAGTFAGIPPALGVLIATPNQLIYTDNLASRVGPLTLIYTFNTTVISGTTVPPYTQTQRNVATVQWNITPGGHVASVSDFKDVTIKSPHIIALKEQRLVPTGSFTTAPLLNIAALDVVEYRITLTNDGAGDAYNVVTTDILDSFLTYLSLTSVSPVFPASVVTPPPPGPGGTVNWTINPGPITAGGSAILEFKVTVTTGPAGANVFDQTSTIYDTLNTNPTTLGPALSNQVAFNYNYPEIIKSVEKNAAFIGDTVNYTVAVTIPLGNIAYNVKITDTFSPEQTYNIGSLKVNGILTTPVSTSPLVTPSIPIIDATAAAVIVLYTFSATVNSIAGGPQQAQIDTATVNWTLDPLGINPGTPQSSNTTVYVTNSDITLVKTQSNNIAGPYVQTPIQTSVGSLIYYKLSITNPGPNTVFDVIAEDTLNPLLEIITVSTDAGSAIVTGNKVTWKISSISAPPPIITYNAIVTALILPGGGSDSTIPNLFTAVFDAVNPPPEIEYGPKTSNTVLANLPPLQFTKNVSSNNVEVGDIITYTLSVIVPNGTIAYNVVVSDTLPSAQNYVGNAFIGGNPAMPTQIGQTITFPTQAIIDATAGEVTLEFTFDARVVTGNTSPPYTQLQSDNATINYEIDIQGTPAIPVTATLDITVNNPSLSVIKTHRNVTEGTGFRTIPIAVNALDIISYELEAISSGSSPAYNVVITDVLGPFEQFVAIVEISAGIATYNPSNHTVTWIIDVIPPNTDFEYELEFNVQILPGIGAGGSDSDIASFVYNSNTTTPIQFGPTDTNEVVENYPNIQLIKSSNINNTVVGNVLTYTIMMTIPNGSIAYNVQLFDILHVGQQYNDNAKVNGVPVIPDSVTGQLITFPVIPFVDATNGAVSFVYTFNAEIVSANVNIVTLIETQINESNVSWFIDPKTPAEPVSTMTDVNVTDSLIEITKLQRNVSIGNSFTEMPISGDRNQTVEYSLTVTNTGVNPVYDIVITDILTNDLSFVSAVSVPVGTLIHSGESTNGVVNWSFSQLNPGDSVTAVFSVIISIHASSSIKNLASGDFAVSPKNPDRFKAINSNEVLLDVLPSIIKITGFATATVFTKCDNKCNKHDCNK; this comes from the coding sequence ATGGCAATAACACCTGCTGATTTTAATGTAAGCATATCGCCAAATCCAATACAAGTGACAGTGGGAATGACTGGCAATGTGAATTTATCTTTTTCCAATACAAGTCTTACTGATAGAGGTTATAACCTGACAGTGGTTCTTACTCTACCAGACGGTGTTTCTTATGTTGGTAGCCTTATTCCTCCAACTACAACTATAAATGGACCAGGTGGTACTATTGTACTAACTTGGACAAGTTTAAAAGATTTGGCACCAAATGAAATTGGATACATTCTTGGAGTTATTCTAAAAGCAGATGAAAATTTAAGAGCTACTGGATTACCAGTACCTTTTGATATACCTTTGACAAGTGTTACTATTCAAGGAACAGTGGATACTCTTCCAAGAGGAAATGACGATCCTGGAAATGTTAAAATTACTAAGACTGATTCCGCTACATTTATACCACTTAGATATACACTTACAAAAGATGCTCCAGGGAAGATGCCAAAGGGTGCCGGTCTTTTAAATCCTGTCATCGCACCTATATGGCCCTATCAATATACTTTAACATTAAGTAATAATAGCCGTGAACCTTCTACAGTTACTTTAATTGATAATATGCCAAATGGGGTACGATATCTTGGTGGACTTTCTGTAACTGGTCCGGACAGCTTAGCACTTTCCTCTCCTACAGTGATTTTACCTTCCGGAGGCCCAGGAGGCCAAAATTTCGTAACTATCGACTGGGGAACTGTTGTATTATCACCATCAAGTACAAATACTATTGTATTTAATGCAGCTATTTGGGACAATTATACGGTTTTTGGAGTTGAGAATAGTGGGGATAAAATCTCGCATCTCACACCACTTCAAAATGTGTCCACACTAAATGGGTTATCAGGGCCGGTTCAAGGAATAACTGTTACTGATGCTATGGATACAACTATTAACAAAAGTGCAGCACCTCCATCTACAGATGTTGGTCAGATTAACAATTATACTTTGACCTATAGAATAAACCAATATGATAATGTGGGAAATGTTATTATAACAGATACCTTAAGTGATGGTCAGACTTATAATGTAGGCTCGGCATCTTTAATACCCATAAACCCCAATCCACCAAGAAATATTGATGGTACCACCACTTTATCTTGGAACCTAGGTTTACTGACAACGGGTACAACAGGCAGTATTACTTTTAGTACTACCACCAGTAATGCTTACTTTGCAGTCGTCGGTCCTGTCAGTACTGGGGATACTCTAAGTAACAATGTTATTATTACAGGAACAAATCAGACAACTATTACACCTACGCCTGATAGTTCTAGTGCGAGAATAGGTATAATTATATCAAGTATAAAAAAAGAAATAATCAACTACTTCTATAAAGATGGAAGCTTAAAAACAAGCAATGTAGTTGCTCCTGGAGATGGGGTAGAATTTAAAATTACTTATAGTTCTGTAGGAATAGCTGCCGAACAACGTGGTATTGAAATAGATGAATTTGCACCACCCAATATGGGCCCTTTGACACCTGCACTACCAGTGACTTATGGTGGAACCATTGGAACTTCATTTACGCCTGTTACTATATCCCCAAACGGTCTAAGATGGATTTTAGGTACAGTCCCTGGTAACAGTTTGTGGACTGCTGATTTTATTATTCCTGTAGATAATGTTGATTATGTAGGAGTATATAATAACCTTGCAAAACTTGCAGGTATAAACACACTAGGATTTGGATATAGCAGTCGAGATCAAGTGGAGGTTACCTTTGGCCAGCCTAATATAGACTTTACTAAAACAGTAACTGGACCTGATGTAAATGCTATAAAGGCGGGTGAAAACTATACCTATTCCATTACAATCTCTAATCCACAAAACTTGGCAGGTGATGTAACAGATGCCTTTGAGATGGATTTTACTGATGTAATACCTTCAGGACTTATTTATACAGGATCCTATAGTGTTACAGGTACAGGCACTTATTCAACTCCAGTATTTGCAGGACAAAATGTATCAATGACAATTCATAAACTTGCCCCAGGAGATAGTTTAATTTTAAACTATACTGTACTTGTTTCAACATCTGTTGTCAGCGGACAAAGCTATATAAATAATGCAATTTTACAGAGGCCTTACTCACAGCCACAGCCAAATAACTCTTACCAGTTTCCTGGAGCACCATTTACGGCATCAACCACATTAAGGGCTTTGGGTATTACCATGACAAAGCTGATATCACCTATCTTAGCTAAAATAGGTGATATAGTGACTTATATACTTCAGGTAACAGTTCCTCTTGGAACTACTGCATATAATGTACAGGTAATAGATATCTTTCCTATAGCTACCCAAAATTTTATAGTAGGTAGTGCTACTAAAGATGGAGCACCAATAACGCCATCGGTTTTAGGAGGCACTGTAACCTTTCCTACTATACCTTTTGTTAATGCTACAGCTGCGGCAGTTACAATACTTTATGCCTTTGATGTTAGGGTTGTAAATGGTACCCACGTTTCTCCTTTTATCGAAAATCAAACTGATAATGCAACTGTAAACTGGGACCTTGACGATATTGGTAATCCAGCTGTGCCTTTTAATACTTCAGCCATTCTTCAAGTGAGAACCCCAAATCTTACTGGTAGAAAAGAGCAAAGGAATCAGACAAGTGGAGGTATTTTTACAACATCAAATGTGAATTATAATGTAGGAGATGTTATTCAGTACAGGATTACAGTAACTAATACTGGAGCTGAATCGTCATTTAACTCAGTTATAACTGATATAATAAACTCGCTTTTATCCTTTAATCCAGGCTCTATTATTACAACTAATGGTTCTGCTTCTGTAATAGGGGCTACTCTAACCTGGAATATACCGATTATTGCTGCAGGTGCTAGTGCTACTATTACATTTGATGTAACTACACTAGCAGGAGTTGGTTCTGATGGACGAATTCTAGATAGTGGTTCTTTTATATACAACACAAATGATAATGGTTTTGGTATAAGCTATGGGCCGCTAAACACCAACACTGTACAGCTTGTAGCTCAGGCAGTAGCTATTTTAAAAGTGCCATCTATAACGCAAGGAGAAATTGGAGATAATATAACCTATACAATAACCCTTACTGTGCCAAATGGTACCATTGCCTATACACCAATATTAACGGATACTTTGCCTGCTGGTCAAACATATATCGGACCAGCTACAAGGCAAGATGGTTTAGGTCCAGTAGTCACAGTGGTGCCTACTGTAGTAGGGCAAATTATAACTTTCCCAACTAATCCTAATATAGATGCAACTGCAGGTACTAGAACACTTACCTACGCATTTGTAGCTAGAATAACTAGTGCAACCCACAGCACTCCTTTTCAAGAAACACAAACAGATACAGCTAATATTAACTGGGGACGTACTTCAGGTGGTCCTCGGATAAATCGAGCAGCTACTGTTAATGTTACTGCAAGTACTCCTAATATTACCATATTGAAGGAACTAAGGAATGTAAGTAATGGTGGAATTTATACAACTTCAAATATTTCAGGTTTCCCAGGAGATGTTATTTATTACAGATTTACAATAACCTCCAACGGAGCTTCTCCTGCTTTTAATATTAATTTAACTGATACACTAAGCAGTAAAATCAGCTTTGTAGGAACAATATCTGGGCCTACAGCAGGGACAGTTACACCACCAGGAGCAAGTTTAACTTGGCATATAGATCAATTAAATAATGGTTCTAGTGCGGTTTATGAATTTCAAATAGGGATAAATAGCGGGGTAGGCGCTGGTGACAGCATACCTGATATTGCTACCTCTACCTATGATTCCAATAATGTAAATCCAATAACTTATACCCAAGATTCAAATCAGGTTATTATAAATGTCCCTTTGATTGCATTTACAAAAACAGCAAATACTAACGTAGCAGCCATAGGGAGCACAATAAATTATACTCTAGTAGTAACAATTCCTAATGGAGTTTCCGTAAATAATTTATCTTTCACTGATGTTATACCTGCTGGGCAAAATTATGTAGCTGGTACCTTTGCGGGAATCCCACCAGCACTAGGAGTACTAATTGCCACACCAAATCAATTGATTTATACAGATAATTTAGCATCGAGGGTGGGACCGTTAACTTTAATCTATACCTTTAATACCACTGTAATTAGCGGTACTACAGTACCACCTTATACTCAAACTCAACGCAATGTGGCGACTGTACAATGGAATATTACCCCAGGTGGCCATGTTGCATCAGTATCTGATTTTAAGGATGTAACTATAAAGTCACCACATATAATTGCATTAAAAGAACAGAGACTAGTGCCAACAGGTAGCTTTACAACAGCTCCGCTTTTAAATATAGCTGCTTTAGATGTTGTAGAATACAGAATAACGCTTACAAATGATGGTGCAGGAGATGCATATAATGTAGTTACAACAGATATTTTAGATTCTTTTCTAACTTATCTTAGTTTAACAAGTGTATCGCCAGTGTTTCCAGCATCAGTAGTGACACCTCCTCCACCAGGTCCTGGAGGTACAGTTAATTGGACAATTAACCCTGGCCCAATTACTGCAGGAGGGTCTGCAATCCTTGAGTTCAAGGTTACAGTAACCACAGGTCCAGCAGGTGCAAATGTATTTGATCAAACCTCCACTATATATGATACCCTTAATACTAATCCTACTACACTAGGGCCAGCATTATCAAACCAGGTTGCATTTAACTATAATTATCCAGAAATTATAAAAAGTGTAGAAAAAAATGCAGCGTTTATTGGAGATACTGTGAATTATACTGTGGCAGTTACTATTCCTCTTGGGAATATAGCGTATAATGTTAAGATTACAGACACATTCTCTCCAGAACAGACTTATAATATTGGAAGTTTAAAAGTAAATGGTATTTTGACAACACCAGTATCAACAAGTCCTTTGGTAACACCTTCTATACCAATAATCGATGCTACTGCAGCTGCGGTAATAGTGCTCTATACTTTTTCCGCTACTGTTAATAGTATAGCAGGAGGTCCTCAGCAGGCTCAAATTGATACTGCAACAGTTAACTGGACATTGGATCCTCTTGGCATAAATCCAGGAACACCACAGAGCAGTAACACTACAGTATATGTTACAAATAGTGACATTACTCTAGTAAAAACTCAGAGTAATAATATAGCAGGACCATATGTTCAAACTCCAATCCAAACCTCAGTAGGTAGTTTAATATACTATAAGCTATCAATTACAAACCCCGGGCCAAACACAGTATTTGATGTAATAGCTGAGGATACTCTTAACCCATTACTTGAAATTATTACAGTTAGTACTGATGCAGGTTCTGCAATTGTAACTGGAAATAAAGTTACCTGGAAAATTAGTTCTATATCTGCACCTCCACCTATAATAACTTACAATGCTATAGTGACAGCTTTGATTTTGCCTGGAGGTGGCTCAGATAGTACAATCCCAAATTTGTTTACAGCAGTATTTGATGCCGTAAATCCGCCACCTGAAATTGAGTATGGACCTAAAACTTCAAATACAGTTTTAGCTAATTTGCCTCCACTACAGTTTACTAAGAACGTTTCTAGTAATAATGTGGAGGTCGGAGATATTATAACTTACACGTTATCAGTAATTGTACCAAATGGAACAATAGCTTATAATGTGGTAGTTTCAGATACCCTTCCTAGTGCCCAGAACTATGTAGGAAATGCATTTATAGGAGGTAATCCTGCGATGCCAACACAAATTGGGCAGACTATTACTTTCCCAACGCAAGCAATTATTGATGCAACTGCTGGGGAGGTAACACTTGAGTTTACTTTTGATGCAAGGGTAGTAACAGGCAACACGTCACCACCATACACACAGTTACAGAGTGATAATGCCACTATAAACTATGAAATAGACATTCAGGGGACTCCTGCGATTCCTGTGACAGCAACTTTGGACATTACAGTAAACAACCCATCCTTATCTGTAATAAAAACTCACCGGAATGTTACTGAAGGAACTGGTTTTAGGACAATACCAATTGCAGTTAATGCTTTAGATATAATAAGCTATGAACTTGAAGCAATCAGTTCAGGATCTTCTCCTGCTTATAATGTGGTTATAACAGATGTGCTTGGACCTTTTGAACAATTCGTGGCAATAGTAGAGATTTCAGCAGGGATTGCAACTTACAACCCATCTAATCATACTGTTACCTGGATAATTGATGTCATACCTCCTAATACTGATTTTGAATATGAACTGGAATTTAATGTACAGATACTTCCAGGGATTGGAGCTGGAGGTAGCGACTCAGATATTGCTTCATTCGTTTATAATAGTAATACAACAACTCCGATTCAGTTTGGTCCCACGGATACAAATGAAGTAGTAGAAAATTATCCTAATATACAGCTTATTAAAAGTTCTAATATAAACAATACTGTTGTAGGAAACGTCTTGACTTATACCATTATGATGACGATACCAAATGGTAGTATAGCATATAATGTACAACTTTTTGATATACTGCATGTAGGACAGCAATATAATGATAATGCCAAAGTAAATGGTGTACCTGTAATTCCTGATTCTGTTACCGGGCAGCTAATAACTTTCCCTGTAATACCTTTTGTAGATGCTACTAACGGAGCAGTCAGTTTTGTATATACCTTTAATGCTGAGATAGTTTCTGCAAATGTTAATATTGTAACACTTATTGAAACTCAGATTAATGAAAGTAATGTAAGTTGGTTTATAGACCCTAAAACTCCTGCAGAGCCTGTAAGTACAATGACGGATGTAAATGTTACTGATAGTTTAATTGAAATAACTAAACTTCAACGAAATGTATCCATAGGAAATAGCTTTACTGAGATGCCTATAAGTGGGGATAGAAATCAAACTGTAGAATATAGCCTAACTGTTACAAATACTGGAGTTAACCCTGTTTATGATATAGTCATTACAGATATTTTAACAAATGACTTATCATTTGTCTCTGCAGTATCTGTTCCAGTAGGAACTTTAATTCACAGTGGTGAGAGCACTAATGGTGTAGTTAATTGGTCCTTTAGCCAATTAAATCCAGGAGATTCGGTTACAGCTGTATTTTCAGTAATAATTTCAATCCATGCTTCAAGTAGCATTAAAAATTTAGCATCGGGGGATTTTGCAGTTAGCCCTAAAAACCCAGACCGTTTTAAAGCAATAAACTCAAATGAAGTATTATTGGATGTATTGCCATCAATAATAAAAATTACAGGGTTCGCAACGGCTACTGTATTTACAAAATGTGATAATAAATGTAATAAGCATGATTGCAATAAATGA
- a CDS encoding DUF4489 domain-containing protein has protein sequence MNSLKNKDTNNNCTSLAKDNLSDCCCICNSNKIILNCGDPVSSMVQLPLVPGVPGIPITVANVVVNTSCLHDPQIKLEFVMNIDIPANVTITNLTFQAFKFCNNMCKKTPVGPPWSFKNKFMAETNAIFSFFVYDYDTFESKCCTYIVEATPYS, from the coding sequence ATGAATTCATTGAAAAATAAAGATACGAATAATAATTGTACTTCTCTAGCAAAAGACAACTTATCTGATTGCTGCTGCATATGTAATTCAAATAAAATAATTTTAAACTGTGGAGATCCCGTATCATCAATGGTGCAACTACCATTGGTACCAGGAGTTCCTGGCATACCAATTACAGTCGCTAACGTTGTTGTCAATACTTCCTGTTTGCACGATCCACAAATCAAACTCGAATTTGTAATGAATATAGATATTCCTGCAAATGTTACAATTACAAACCTCACTTTCCAAGCATTTAAATTTTGTAACAATATGTGCAAAAAAACACCTGTAGGTCCCCCATGGTCTTTTAAAAATAAATTTATGGCAGAAACTAATGCTATATTTTCTTTCTTTGTATATGATTATGACACCTTTGAAAGTAAATGTTGTACCTATATAGTAGAAGCCACTCCTTACAGCTGA